From a single Sphingosinicellaceae bacterium genomic region:
- the pdhA gene encoding pyruvate dehydrogenase (acetyl-transferring) E1 component subunit alpha, which produces MAASEPIEARILAKAATRIPVDATAAPVRERPPEPQRYNATGEELLKFYGQMLLIRRFEERAGQLYGMGLIGGFCHLYIGQEAVVTGMQAVIKPTDSVITGYRDHGHMLAAGIDPKIVMAELTGRAAGISKGKGGSMHMFSVEHGFYGGHGIVAAQVPLGTGLGFAHKYKNDGGVAVTYFGDGASNQGQVYESFNMAELWKLPVVYVIENNQYAMGTSVNRSSSEDQLYRRGESFRVPGLQVDGMDVLAVRGAAQTAVDWVRAGKGPILLEMKTYRYRGHSMSDPAKYRSREEVAAVREKSDPIEHAKARLIEMGAADEASLKKLDQDIRAQITAAADFAETAPEPAPGELYTDVLVGRY; this is translated from the coding sequence ATGGCCGCGTCCGAACCCATTGAGGCGCGTATCTTGGCAAAAGCCGCCACCCGTATCCCAGTCGACGCCACCGCTGCACCTGTTCGCGAAAGGCCGCCTGAACCGCAGCGGTACAACGCGACCGGCGAGGAACTGCTCAAGTTTTACGGCCAGATGCTGCTCATCCGCCGCTTCGAGGAGCGCGCCGGGCAGCTTTACGGCATGGGGCTGATTGGCGGCTTCTGCCACCTCTACATCGGTCAGGAAGCGGTGGTCACCGGCATGCAGGCGGTGATCAAGCCGACCGACAGCGTCATTACCGGCTACCGCGACCATGGCCACATGCTGGCCGCCGGCATCGACCCCAAGATCGTCATGGCCGAACTGACCGGGCGCGCTGCCGGGATCAGCAAGGGCAAGGGCGGCTCGATGCACATGTTCTCGGTCGAGCATGGCTTCTACGGCGGCCACGGTATCGTCGCGGCGCAGGTCCCGCTTGGCACCGGCCTCGGCTTTGCGCACAAGTACAAGAACGATGGCGGCGTCGCTGTGACGTATTTTGGCGACGGGGCGTCGAACCAGGGCCAGGTCTACGAGAGCTTCAACATGGCCGAGCTGTGGAAGCTGCCGGTCGTCTACGTGATCGAGAACAACCAGTACGCGATGGGCACCAGCGTCAACCGCTCGTCCTCCGAGGACCAGTTGTACCGCCGCGGTGAAAGCTTCCGTGTCCCCGGGCTTCAGGTCGACGGCATGGACGTGCTCGCGGTGCGCGGTGCTGCACAGACCGCGGTCGACTGGGTCCGCGCCGGCAAGGGCCCGATCCTGCTCGAGATGAAGACCTACCGGTATCGCGGTCACTCGATGTCCGACCCGGCCAAGTACCGTAGCCGCGAGGAAGTCGCCGCTGTTCGCGAGAAGTCCGACCCGATCGAACATGCGAAGGCGCGACTTATCGAGATGGGAGCCGCCGACGAGGCGAGCCTGAAGAAGCTCGACCAGGACATCCGCGCCCAGATCACCGCCGCCGCCGACTTCGCCGAGACCGCGCCCGAGCCTGCGCCCGGCGAGCTTTACACCGACGTGCTGGTGGGACGTTACTGA
- a CDS encoding pyruvate dehydrogenase complex E1 component subunit beta yields MTEIKLPAMSPTMEEGTLAKWLVKEGDTVKPGDVLAEIETDKATMELEADDGGVVEKLHVAAGSDGVKVGTLIATIRGEDDVAAPKAEPAAATPPLTPPVPGGGSAGAKVSPPANEGHSTDAGVPLPEREGLGVGIRPEAPTQTDATPAPTKAETSAKPKDGETPASLAVQPQVAPGTKLNRQTVREALRDAMAEEMRADPMVFVMGEEVAEYQGAYKVTQGLLEEFGPARVVDTPITEYGFAGLGTGAAMGGLKPIVEFMTFNFAMQAIDHIINSAAKTNYMSGGQMRCPMVFRGPNGAASRVAAQHSQNYAPWYASVPGLIVIAPYSAADAKGLLKSAIRSPDPVVFLENELLYGHSFDVPEGDIAIPIGKAAVVREGKDVTLVSYSIGVGVCLDAATKLAEAGIEAEIVDLRTLRPLDKATVLASLKKTNRMVVVEEGWPTCSIASEIIAIAMVEGFDDLDAPVLRVTNEDVPLPYAANLEKLALLKVEDVIEAAKKVCYR; encoded by the coding sequence ATGACCGAGATCAAGCTGCCCGCCATGTCCCCGACGATGGAGGAGGGCACCCTCGCCAAATGGCTGGTGAAAGAGGGCGACACCGTCAAGCCGGGCGACGTGCTGGCCGAGATCGAGACCGACAAGGCGACGATGGAGCTGGAGGCCGACGACGGCGGCGTGGTCGAAAAATTGCACGTCGCGGCGGGCTCCGATGGGGTCAAGGTCGGGACGCTGATCGCCACGATCCGGGGTGAGGACGACGTGGCGGCTCCGAAGGCTGAGCCTGCAGCTGCAACCCCACCCCTAACCCCTCCCGTACCGGGAGGGGGATCCGCAGGCGCCAAGGTCTCCCCTCCTGCCAATGAGGGGCATAGCACCGACGCGGGGGTCCCCCTCCCGGAACGGGAGGGGCTAGGGGTGGGCATTAGGCCCGAGGCCCCCACCCAAACCGACGCCACCCCCGCCCCGACAAAGGCCGAAACCTCCGCCAAGCCCAAAGACGGCGAAACCCCCGCGTCCCTCGCCGTCCAGCCGCAGGTCGCCCCCGGCACCAAGCTCAACCGCCAGACCGTGCGCGAGGCCCTGCGCGACGCCATGGCCGAGGAAATGCGCGCCGATCCAATGGTCTTCGTGATGGGCGAGGAGGTCGCCGAGTACCAGGGCGCCTACAAGGTCACGCAGGGTCTGCTCGAGGAGTTCGGCCCCGCGCGTGTGGTCGACACCCCGATCACGGAGTACGGATTCGCCGGGCTCGGGACCGGCGCGGCGATGGGCGGGTTGAAGCCGATCGTCGAGTTCATGACCTTCAACTTCGCCATGCAGGCGATCGACCACATCATCAACTCGGCCGCCAAGACCAACTACATGAGCGGTGGCCAGATGCGCTGCCCGATGGTCTTCCGCGGCCCCAACGGCGCCGCCTCGCGCGTCGCGGCGCAGCATAGCCAGAACTACGCGCCGTGGTACGCCAGCGTGCCGGGGCTGATCGTCATCGCGCCGTACAGCGCCGCCGACGCCAAGGGCCTGCTCAAGTCAGCGATCCGCTCGCCGGACCCGGTGGTCTTCCTCGAGAACGAACTCCTGTACGGCCACAGCTTTGACGTGCCGGAAGGCGACATCGCCATCCCGATCGGCAAGGCAGCAGTCGTCCGCGAGGGCAAGGACGTGACCTTGGTCAGCTATTCGATCGGCGTCGGCGTCTGCCTCGACGCCGCAACCAAGCTGGCCGAGGCGGGCATCGAGGCCGAGATCGTCGACCTCCGCACGCTGCGTCCGCTCGACAAGGCGACGGTCCTCGCCAGCCTCAAGAAGACCAACCGCATGGTCGTCGTCGAGGAGGGCTGGCCGACCTGCTCGATCGCCTCCGAGATCATCGCGATCGCGATGGTCGAAGGCTTCGACGACCTCGACGCGCCGGTGCTGCGCGTGACCAACGAGGACGTGCCGCTGCCGTACGCCGCGAACCTCGAGAAGCTGGCGCTGCTCAAGGTCGAGGACGTGATCGAGGCGGCGAAGAAGGTTTGCTACCGCTAG